A region from the Canis aureus isolate CA01 chromosome 8, VMU_Caureus_v.1.0, whole genome shotgun sequence genome encodes:
- the LOC144318719 gene encoding hemoglobin subunit alpha: MVLSPADKTNIKSTWDKIGGHAGDYGGEALDRTFQSFPTTKTYFPHFDLSPGSAQVKAHGKKVADALTTAVAHLDDLPGALSALSDLHAYKLRVDPVNFKLLSHCLLVTLACHHPTEFTPAVHASLDKFFAAVSTVLTSKYR; encoded by the exons ATGGTGCTGTCTCCCGCCGATAAGACCAACATCAAGTCCACTTGGGATAAGATTGGTGGCCACGCCGGCGACTACGGCGGAGAGGCGCTGGACAG GACCTTCCAGTCCTTCCCCACCACCAAGACCTACTTCCCGCACTTCGACCTGAGCCCCGGCTCCGCCCAGGTCAAGGCCCACGGCAAGAAGGTGGCTGATGCGCTGACCACTGCCGTGGCCCACCTGGACGACCTGCCCGGTGCCCTGTCCGCCCTCAGCGACCTGCACGCCTACAAGCTGCGCGTGGACCCCGTCAACTTCAAG ctcctgaGCCACTGCCTGCTGGTGACCCTGGCCTGCCACCACCCCACCGAATTCACCCCTGCCGTCCACGCCTCCCTGGACAAGTTCTTCGCCGCCGTGAGCACCGTGCTGACCTCCAAGTACCGTTAA